The following proteins come from a genomic window of Lachnoclostridium phytofermentans ISDg:
- the hemL gene encoding glutamate-1-semialdehyde 2,1-aminomutase — protein sequence MTRSEELFKEALKVIPGGVNSPVRAFGSVGESPRFIKRAEGAHLYDVDGKEYIDYICSWGPMILGHNHPDILESVVQACQNGLSFGAVTEMEVKMAKLICELVPSIEMVRMVNSGTEAVMSAIRVARGYTGRNKIIKFNGCYHGHSDGLLVKAGSGVMTAGVPDSLGVPKGCTEDTLTANYNDITGVQELFNQYRSDIAAVIVEPVAANMGVVLPKEGFLHGLRKLCNENGTVLIFDEVITGFRLGIDGAQGYYGVTPDLTTYGKIIGAGMPVGAYGGRKEIMEVVAPLGAVYQAGTLSGNPVAMTAGYTQLTILKENPDYYTKLNQMGELLFGDIEMKFRRAGIPFQMNHVGSLGSLFFAKEEVYDYQSAKASDTEQYKAYFKYMLNKGIYLAPAQFEAMFLSVAHGEEEIKQTLDTMDGFLESVR from the coding sequence ATGACTAGATCAGAAGAACTTTTTAAAGAAGCACTTAAGGTTATCCCAGGTGGAGTTAATAGTCCGGTAAGGGCATTTGGTTCTGTCGGAGAAAGTCCAAGGTTTATTAAGAGGGCAGAGGGTGCCCATTTGTATGACGTAGATGGTAAAGAATATATTGATTATATCTGTTCCTGGGGACCAATGATTTTAGGACATAATCATCCAGATATTTTAGAAAGTGTAGTACAAGCCTGTCAGAATGGTTTAAGCTTCGGAGCTGTCACAGAGATGGAAGTTAAGATGGCAAAGCTGATTTGCGAGTTGGTTCCTTCGATTGAAATGGTTCGTATGGTGAATTCAGGCACCGAGGCTGTTATGAGTGCCATTCGTGTTGCAAGGGGCTATACCGGTAGAAACAAAATAATAAAATTCAATGGGTGCTATCATGGACATAGCGACGGTCTGCTTGTAAAAGCGGGATCAGGTGTAATGACAGCGGGAGTTCCGGATAGTCTTGGCGTACCAAAAGGGTGTACGGAGGATACTCTTACTGCAAATTATAATGATATTACCGGTGTTCAGGAATTATTTAACCAATATAGGAGTGATATTGCAGCAGTAATTGTTGAACCAGTAGCTGCCAATATGGGAGTTGTTCTTCCGAAGGAAGGTTTTTTACACGGATTAAGAAAGCTATGTAATGAGAATGGGACAGTACTTATTTTCGATGAGGTAATCACAGGTTTTCGTCTTGGGATAGATGGTGCCCAGGGGTATTATGGGGTAACACCGGATTTGACTACTTACGGAAAAATCATAGGAGCAGGTATGCCAGTTGGAGCCTATGGGGGGCGTAAAGAAATCATGGAAGTCGTAGCACCCCTTGGAGCCGTATACCAGGCAGGAACCTTAAGCGGTAATCCGGTTGCTATGACGGCGGGCTATACTCAGCTGACAATTTTAAAAGAAAATCCAGATTATTATACAAAGCTAAATCAGATGGGTGAGCTGTTATTTGGTGATATTGAGATGAAATTCAGACGTGCTGGAATTCCATTTCAAATGAATCATGTCGGTTCTTTAGGAAGCTTGTTCTTTGCCAAGGAGGAAGTGTATGATTATCAATCTGCAAAGGCTTCTGATACAGAACAATATAAAGCATATTTTAAATATATGCTAAATAAGGGCATTTATTTGGCACCTGCACAGTTTGAAGCTATGTTCTTATCTGTGGCACATGGAGAAGAAGAAATAAAACAAACATTAGATACAATGGATGGTTTTTTAGAGTCAGTAAGATAA
- a CDS encoding heavy metal translocating P-type ATPase: MKKFTNFLAGTKLTVFSGIFLIISFILMITNKKLPIDPAWITVFISGLPLLYLAFTRLIFQKWISSALLISIAMIASIFIGELFAAGEVAFIMAIGAILEDMTVARAKKGIGNLVSLIPTQGRKLITNGNGYYEEMIPTEQIQINDLLRILPGEAIPIDGIIMNGNSSVDQSVITGESLPVDKSTNDTVFCGTMNCFGTIDIKAVQVGKDSSLQKMILLVKEAENKKAPMQKIVDKWATWLVPIALLIAIVAYIITKDIVRTVTVLVVFCPCALALATPTSIMAAIGQATKHGVLIKSGEALERMGMVNCITFDKTGTLTYGNLQVSDIIPFIDSETESSVLLKGASIESYSEHPLGKAIVKFAKSQNLLLTEISDFMMIPGQGVMGLSSGKMIYCGNTTFLSDHKISIENHILEKLDCLRNQGKASLILAEEHTVIGIIALSDTIKETAKDVIDKLHSMNTDVVLLTGDNQLTAEYVAAQIGITNIYSELLPTEKVESIEKLQKQENKIVCMVGDGINDAPALKMANVSIAMGSIGSDIAIEAADIAIMGDDIAKIPYIKRLSTSTIRTIKGNITASMCINAIAIVLSVLGLLNPISGALVHNVGSVLVVLNAALLYDRKF, translated from the coding sequence ATGAAAAAATTCACTAACTTTTTAGCAGGAACCAAATTAACTGTTTTCTCTGGCATATTTCTAATTATTTCTTTCATTCTGATGATCACCAATAAAAAACTTCCAATTGACCCTGCATGGATTACGGTTTTCATTTCGGGTTTACCGTTATTATATCTCGCTTTCACAAGGCTCATATTCCAAAAATGGATTTCCTCTGCCCTTTTGATTTCTATTGCCATGATTGCTTCCATTTTCATTGGTGAGTTATTTGCTGCTGGTGAAGTTGCATTTATCATGGCCATCGGAGCTATACTTGAGGATATGACCGTAGCCAGAGCAAAAAAGGGAATCGGTAACCTTGTGTCACTCATCCCAACACAAGGCAGAAAGCTGATTACAAATGGGAACGGGTACTATGAAGAAATGATACCTACTGAACAAATACAGATAAATGATTTGCTTCGCATCTTACCTGGGGAGGCAATTCCTATTGATGGAATCATCATGAATGGGAATAGCTCTGTCGATCAATCTGTCATTACCGGTGAATCCCTTCCTGTTGATAAATCTACAAATGATACTGTTTTCTGTGGAACAATGAACTGTTTTGGAACCATTGATATAAAAGCTGTCCAAGTTGGAAAAGATTCGTCCTTGCAAAAAATGATTTTACTTGTCAAAGAAGCAGAGAACAAAAAAGCTCCCATGCAGAAAATTGTTGATAAATGGGCTACCTGGCTTGTTCCCATCGCTCTTCTTATTGCGATCGTTGCATATATCATCACAAAAGATATTGTAAGAACTGTAACTGTCCTTGTTGTATTCTGTCCATGTGCACTGGCGCTTGCCACACCAACCTCCATTATGGCTGCCATTGGTCAGGCAACAAAACACGGTGTCTTAATAAAATCCGGTGAGGCACTGGAACGTATGGGAATGGTCAATTGTATAACATTTGACAAAACCGGAACACTCACCTATGGCAATTTACAAGTTTCTGACATTATACCTTTCATTGATTCTGAGACTGAAAGTTCAGTACTTTTAAAAGGAGCTTCCATAGAATCTTACTCTGAACATCCTCTTGGAAAAGCAATTGTAAAATTTGCAAAAAGTCAAAATCTTTTACTTACTGAAATATCTGACTTTATGATGATTCCAGGACAAGGCGTAATGGGGCTTTCATCAGGAAAAATGATTTACTGTGGGAACACAACATTCCTTTCAGATCATAAAATATCCATTGAAAATCACATCTTAGAGAAACTTGATTGCTTAAGAAATCAAGGCAAAGCTTCCCTCATCTTAGCAGAAGAACATACCGTCATTGGTATCATCGCACTGTCAGATACAATCAAGGAAACTGCGAAAGATGTGATAGACAAACTTCATTCCATGAATACCGATGTGGTTTTACTAACTGGAGACAATCAGCTTACAGCCGAGTATGTAGCAGCTCAGATAGGTATTACAAACATCTATTCAGAGCTTCTTCCTACCGAGAAAGTTGAAAGCATAGAAAAACTCCAAAAACAAGAAAACAAAATTGTCTGCATGGTAGGAGATGGAATAAATGATGCTCCGGCGTTAAAAATGGCTAATGTCAGTATTGCCATGGGAAGCATTGGAAGTGATATTGCAATAGAAGCAGCTGATATTGCAATAATGGGCGATGATATTGCCAAAATCCCATACATAAAAAGACTTTCCACTTCCACAATCCGTACAATAAAGGGTAATATAACTGCTTCTATGTGTATCAATGCTATTGCGATTGTTCTGTCTGTTTTAGGTTTGTTAAACCCTATTTCAGGAGCTTTGGTTCATAATGTTGGATCTGTTCTTGTAGTATTAAATGCAGCTCTCCTCTATGACCGAAAATTTTGA
- the hemB gene encoding porphobilinogen synthase: MDMIQRPRRLRNNSILRKMVRETRMDKSSLVYPVFIKGGVGIEEEIKSMEGQFRYSIDRLPYKLEELAKAGIDKVLLFGIPEEKDECGSSAFDDNGIIQKALRSLKMQFPEMYCITDVCMCEYTSHGHCGILNGDKVDNDKTLEYLAKIALSHAEAGADMIAPSDMMDGRIGAIRRMLDSNQLEHIPIMSYAVKYASAFYGPFREAAGSAPAFGDRKTYQMDYHNKREAMKEALLDIEEGADIIMVKPALSYHDVINEVSNAVQVPVAAYSVSGEYAMVKAAAKAGFINEADVICEMATGAYRAGASIYITYFANELARYMDEGRIG, translated from the coding sequence ATGGATATGATACAAAGACCAAGAAGACTAAGAAACAATTCGATACTCAGAAAAATGGTGAGAGAAACCAGAATGGATAAATCCTCCTTAGTATATCCTGTGTTTATTAAAGGAGGAGTAGGAATTGAAGAAGAAATCAAATCTATGGAGGGACAGTTTCGCTACAGTATTGACCGTCTTCCATATAAGCTAGAGGAATTAGCGAAAGCTGGCATTGATAAAGTTTTATTGTTTGGAATTCCGGAAGAAAAAGATGAATGTGGAAGTTCTGCATTTGATGATAATGGAATCATTCAGAAAGCACTTCGTTCCTTAAAAATGCAATTTCCCGAGATGTACTGTATCACTGATGTATGCATGTGTGAGTATACCTCCCATGGTCATTGTGGAATCTTAAATGGCGATAAGGTTGATAATGACAAGACATTAGAGTATTTGGCGAAGATAGCATTATCTCATGCAGAGGCTGGAGCAGATATGATTGCACCGTCTGATATGATGGATGGCAGGATAGGGGCGATTAGAAGAATGTTAGATAGCAATCAATTAGAACATATTCCTATCATGTCCTATGCAGTAAAGTATGCATCAGCTTTTTATGGACCATTCCGAGAAGCAGCAGGCTCAGCTCCTGCTTTTGGCGATCGCAAAACCTATCAAATGGATTATCACAATAAAAGAGAAGCAATGAAAGAGGCATTGCTTGATATAGAAGAGGGTGCAGACATTATTATGGTAAAGCCGGCACTTTCTTATCACGACGTAATCAACGAGGTGTCCAATGCTGTACAAGTTCCTGTTGCTGCGTATAGTGTAAGTGGAGAATACGCAATGGTAAAAGCAGCTGCAAAGGCTGGATTTATTAACGAAGCAGATGTTATATGCGAAATGGCAACAGGTGCATATCGAGCGGGTGCGAGTATCTATATTACTTATTTTGCAAATGAACTGGCAAGATATATGGATGAAGGGAGAATTGGCTAA
- a CDS encoding precorrin-2 dehydrogenase/sirohydrochlorin ferrochelatase family protein, with translation MSEDAAAYFPLFVDLNKKEIVVFGGGKIATRRILSLLDFGADITVVSPACTKEISELSAQNKLVLEQRCYMVGEIKMPYMVLAATNDPIVNDMIHRECKEKGILINVASDQTKSDFFFPGLAVQKPIVIGVTASGKDHKKVKVITQKIRDMLKGE, from the coding sequence ATGTCTGAGGATGCAGCTGCATATTTTCCATTATTCGTTGATTTGAATAAGAAAGAGATAGTGGTATTTGGTGGAGGGAAGATTGCTACACGAAGGATTTTATCTTTATTGGATTTTGGAGCCGATATTACAGTAGTTTCTCCAGCATGTACCAAGGAGATTTCGGAGCTGTCAGCTCAAAATAAGCTTGTTTTGGAACAAAGATGCTATATGGTAGGTGAAATTAAGATGCCCTATATGGTACTGGCAGCAACCAATGATCCTATAGTCAATGACATGATACATAGAGAGTGTAAAGAAAAAGGGATTCTTATAAATGTAGCTTCGGATCAGACAAAATCTGATTTCTTTTTTCCAGGACTTGCTGTCCAGAAACCCATAGTAATTGGTGTTACAGCAAGTGGTAAGGATCATAAAAAGGTAAAAGTAATTACCCAGAAAATAAGAGATATGCTAAAAGGTGAGTGA
- the cbiD gene encoding cobalt-precorrin-5B (C(1))-methyltransferase CbiD gives MEYKNGLEDLYILKDNKKLRYGYTTGSCAAAAAKAATLMLLCKTEVHYVDLMTPKGIRLNLKILDIIMEEDSVTCAVQKDSGDDPDVTNGIMVYAKVSKNEEGTVCIDGGIGVGRVTKAGLEQPKGNAAINRVPRQMITDAVMEVCDENDYASGINVEIIIPQGVEIAKRTFNPNLGIVGGISVLGTSGIVEPMSEAALIESIRVEMKMAVANGAEYLLLSPGNYGADFTKENLSIPNVQSIKFSNYVGEAIDIANELGVKGILFISHIGKFIKVAGGIMNTHSKYADARMEILAANAVLAGASIHTLEEILKCVTTDEALAILELSGITEKTMEHVVEKIKHYLNRRAYESMEIGAIIFSNEYGILGQTENAKELLRCLENCTE, from the coding sequence TTGGAATATAAGAACGGACTGGAAGATTTGTATATATTAAAGGATAACAAGAAATTAAGATATGGATATACTACCGGATCGTGTGCGGCTGCAGCGGCTAAGGCAGCAACCTTAATGCTGCTTTGTAAAACAGAAGTACATTATGTGGATCTGATGACTCCGAAGGGGATCCGATTAAATCTCAAAATTTTAGATATTATCATGGAAGAGGATTCTGTTACTTGCGCTGTGCAAAAGGATAGTGGAGATGATCCGGATGTAACCAATGGTATTATGGTATATGCAAAGGTTTCTAAGAATGAGGAAGGAACTGTTTGTATTGATGGTGGTATTGGTGTTGGAAGGGTAACAAAAGCAGGATTGGAGCAGCCCAAAGGTAATGCGGCAATCAATAGAGTTCCAAGACAAATGATTACAGATGCTGTAATGGAAGTATGCGATGAAAATGATTATGCCAGCGGAATCAATGTAGAGATCATCATTCCTCAGGGAGTTGAAATAGCAAAACGAACCTTTAATCCCAATTTAGGGATTGTGGGTGGTATTTCTGTGCTTGGAACCAGTGGTATCGTAGAGCCGATGAGTGAAGCTGCACTCATTGAAAGTATTCGTGTCGAAATGAAAATGGCTGTGGCAAACGGAGCAGAATATCTACTACTTTCACCAGGTAATTATGGTGCGGACTTTACAAAGGAAAACCTGTCCATTCCCAACGTGCAATCCATTAAGTTTAGTAATTATGTGGGAGAAGCGATTGATATCGCAAATGAGTTAGGTGTAAAAGGGATATTATTTATCAGCCATATTGGAAAGTTCATAAAAGTGGCGGGTGGTATCATGAATACCCATTCCAAATACGCAGATGCAAGAATGGAGATTCTTGCGGCAAATGCTGTTTTAGCAGGAGCCTCTATCCATACTTTAGAAGAAATATTAAAATGTGTAACCACCGATGAGGCACTTGCCATATTAGAATTATCTGGAATAACGGAAAAAACAATGGAGCATGTAGTGGAAAAGATAAAACATTACCTGAATCGCAGAGCGTATGAATCCATGGAAATAGGTGCCATTATCTTTTCTAACGAGTATGGAATATTAGGACAAACAGAAAATGCAAAGGAGTTACTTCGATGTTTGGAAAATTGTACGGAGTAG
- the hemA gene encoding glutamyl-tRNA reductase, producing MSIRMLGIDHNKASIEEREIFSFTKKMAADVLLNIKEIEGINGCIILSTCNRMEVWVSCFEEFETSIYEILCSIKKVDDNRYRHCFIERGGYDAIEHLFYMTCGLKSKIIGEDQILTQVREALELSRENYCTDSVLETLFRFAITSAKQVKTQIHLSVVNSSVIHHVVHELKLSNYLFKGKKCLVIGNGEMGKLAATKLEEEGSDVTVTVRQYRSGIIEIPVGCNRINYGDRLEHIVEYDFVISATSSPNMTIHLEQLSNLEFKKPVLFIDLAVPRDIDPRITELKNITLYDIDHFKVETVSDEMKTQLRQIDEILKTKMDEFISWYECRGIIKVVQTLSENAAIDVGLRIDKTMKKIEMDSNDKELLAATVHSATNKVVSKLMFGLRDHVSAATFQECMVALKNIY from the coding sequence GTGAGTATCCGCATGTTGGGAATTGATCATAATAAAGCATCTATCGAGGAACGAGAAATATTTTCGTTTACGAAAAAAATGGCAGCGGATGTTTTACTTAATATAAAAGAAATAGAAGGAATCAATGGTTGTATTATTTTATCAACCTGTAATCGAATGGAAGTGTGGGTTAGCTGCTTTGAAGAATTTGAAACTTCTATTTATGAAATTTTATGTTCAATAAAAAAGGTTGACGACAATCGATATAGACATTGTTTTATTGAACGTGGTGGGTATGACGCCATAGAGCATTTGTTTTATATGACCTGTGGCTTAAAGTCAAAAATCATTGGAGAAGACCAGATTCTGACACAGGTAAGAGAGGCATTGGAGCTCAGTAGAGAGAACTACTGTACCGACAGTGTTTTAGAAACACTGTTTCGTTTCGCCATTACTTCGGCAAAGCAGGTCAAGACACAGATACATTTATCTGTAGTGAATTCTTCTGTCATTCATCATGTGGTTCATGAGCTTAAATTATCTAATTATCTCTTTAAGGGAAAGAAATGCCTGGTTATTGGCAATGGTGAAATGGGGAAATTAGCAGCGACAAAGCTAGAAGAGGAAGGTTCCGATGTTACTGTAACAGTCAGACAATATCGAAGTGGTATCATTGAAATACCAGTTGGATGCAATAGAATCAATTACGGAGACCGACTTGAACATATCGTGGAATACGACTTTGTTATAAGTGCTACTTCAAGTCCTAATATGACAATTCATTTGGAGCAGTTAAGTAATCTGGAGTTTAAGAAACCAGTATTATTTATTGATTTGGCTGTTCCAAGGGATATCGATCCAAGGATTACGGAACTAAAAAATATAACGTTGTACGATATTGATCATTTCAAAGTGGAAACTGTATCTGATGAAATGAAAACACAGCTTCGTCAAATCGATGAGATACTAAAAACTAAGATGGATGAGTTTATATCCTGGTATGAGTGCAGGGGCATCATCAAGGTTGTACAGACGTTAAGTGAAAATGCAGCGATCGATGTGGGGCTAAGAATTGATAAAACGATGAAAAAAATAGAAATGGACAGTAACGATAAAGAATTATTAGCAGCAACAGTACATTCTGCAACGAATAAAGTTGTCAGTAAGTTGATGTTTGGGTTAAGAGATCATGTAAGTGCTGCTACATTTCAGGAATGTATGGTAGCACTAAAAAATATATATTAG
- the hemC gene encoding hydroxymethylbilane synthase, whose translation MRIIRIGSRESELAVRQSRILIDSIKQYHNEIETELITMKTTGDIILDKSLDKIGGKGLFVKELDLALIEGRSDLSVHSLKDMPMETPEELPILAFSKREDPRDALVLPLGCTEIDPVLPIGCSSQRRMLQLKKIYPGANYKGIRGNVLTRLEKLDRGEYGALVLAAAGLKRLGLESRISRIFTTEEIIPAAGQGILAVQGRAGESYEFLKQFHNEEATFQAVCERAFVKTLNGGCSSPVAAYAKVEDEMITVTGLYFDEITGDYITGNLTGKKEDAEQLGEMLANKLRTEWCMR comes from the coding sequence ATGAGAATAATTCGTATCGGAAGCAGAGAAAGTGAACTGGCAGTTAGACAGTCGAGAATACTGATTGATTCTATAAAACAATATCATAATGAAATAGAGACTGAGCTTATTACCATGAAGACGACAGGAGATATCATACTGGATAAAAGCCTAGACAAAATTGGAGGAAAAGGTCTCTTTGTAAAGGAGCTAGATTTAGCGCTTATCGAAGGGAGAAGTGACCTGTCGGTACATAGCTTAAAGGATATGCCAATGGAAACGCCGGAGGAATTACCTATTTTAGCATTTTCAAAAAGGGAGGATCCAAGAGATGCGCTGGTTTTACCATTAGGATGTACAGAAATTGACCCTGTTTTACCAATTGGATGTTCCAGCCAGAGACGAATGCTTCAACTAAAAAAGATTTATCCAGGTGCCAATTATAAAGGAATCAGAGGAAATGTACTTACTAGGCTTGAGAAACTTGATAGAGGAGAATATGGTGCTCTTGTCTTAGCTGCGGCAGGGTTAAAGAGATTGGGATTAGAAAGCCGTATCAGCCGAATCTTTACGACGGAGGAAATTATTCCAGCTGCCGGACAGGGGATACTGGCTGTTCAGGGAAGAGCGGGTGAAAGTTATGAATTCTTAAAACAATTTCATAATGAAGAGGCAACCTTTCAAGCAGTATGTGAGAGAGCATTTGTAAAGACATTGAATGGAGGATGCAGTTCCCCGGTAGCAGCATATGCAAAGGTTGAAGATGAAATGATTACAGTAACAGGCTTATATTTCGATGAAATAACCGGTGATTATATCACTGGAAATCTTACCGGAAAGAAGGAAGATGCAGAGCAACTGGGGGAGATGTTAGCGAATAAGCTTAGAACGGAATGGTGCATGCGATGA
- a CDS encoding TetR/AcrR family transcriptional regulator — protein sequence MKQIIVFVRKGTGMDRRIQKTRDSIFTAFSRLLSMKKYSQITVQDIIDEANIGRSTFYAHFETKDQLLDELCRDIFDHIFAKDLSSEQHHDFSGNKDFEAKITHILYHLKESKHDMKSILTYESADIFWSYFKRYFEKLFADFIDSERYHNVPEEFLLNHMAGSFVELVKWWMKKDMKPEPEVVASYFIEVIKK from the coding sequence ATGAAACAAATTATTGTTTTTGTACGGAAAGGAACTGGTATGGATAGAAGGATACAGAAAACAAGAGATTCGATATTTACGGCATTTAGCAGATTACTTTCAATGAAAAAATATTCACAGATAACGGTTCAGGATATTATAGATGAGGCCAATATTGGGAGAAGCACATTTTATGCCCATTTTGAGACAAAAGATCAATTGTTGGATGAATTGTGTCGGGATATTTTTGATCATATTTTTGCTAAAGATTTATCTTCAGAACAGCATCATGATTTTTCGGGGAACAAGGACTTTGAAGCGAAGATTACTCATATTTTATATCATTTGAAAGAAAGTAAGCATGACATGAAGTCAATTCTAACTTATGAAAGTGCTGATATCTTTTGGAGTTATTTTAAGAGGTATTTTGAAAAGCTATTTGCAGACTTTATAGATAGTGAAAGATATCATAATGTACCAGAGGAGTTTCTGTTGAACCATATGGCGGGCAGCTTTGTTGAGCTGGTAAAGTGGTGGATGAAAAAAGATATGAAGCCAGAACCAGAAGTTGTAGCATCCTATTTCATAGAAGTAATAAAGAAGTGA
- a CDS encoding dihydrofolate reductase family protein, giving the protein MSGKIIMNLAISIDGYIADENGGYDWIVGQGDTSIDTAEKSDFMEFLAGVDIVVMGKKCYDQGFAKEYPTKTVYVATNEVKDDEGNIHFISGDIVSKFQNEKNSGKNIYLFGGGGLIDHFVKANAIDEYIVGIIPTILGKGRPLFLGNNPTIQLHLDKYTVSDGVTVLHYSRR; this is encoded by the coding sequence ATGAGTGGGAAAATTATTATGAACTTAGCCATCAGCATTGACGGATATATTGCTGATGAAAACGGCGGCTATGATTGGATCGTGGGACAAGGCGATACCTCTATTGATACAGCCGAAAAAAGTGATTTTATGGAGTTTCTTGCGGGCGTTGATATCGTTGTTATGGGTAAAAAATGCTATGATCAGGGTTTTGCTAAAGAATATCCAACAAAAACGGTATATGTAGCTACAAATGAAGTAAAAGATGATGAGGGCAATATCCATTTTATTAGTGGCGATATTGTAAGCAAATTTCAAAATGAAAAAAACAGCGGGAAAAATATATATCTGTTTGGGGGTGGTGGCTTGATAGATCACTTTGTCAAGGCTAATGCTATTGACGAATATATTGTGGGAATCATTCCAACGATACTTGGGAAAGGCCGTCCACTATTTTTAGGAAACAATCCAACAATACAGCTTCATCTTGATAAATACACCGTTAGCGATGGAGTTACTGTGTTACATTACTCAAGACGATAA
- the cobA gene encoding uroporphyrinogen-III C-methyltransferase: MKKGKVWLVGAGPAETDLLTIKAKKAIEQADVVVYDRLVGQGILMMIPEDVKCIDVGKCAGNHTMPQKQINQILLQEAMSGKQVVRLKGGDPFLFGRGGEELELLSEYDIPFEIVPGITSAISVPAYHGIPVTHRDYCSSVHIITGHRGKDKPYDIDFDALVRTKGTLVFLMGASALGDICDGLMRAGIETDMPAAILQKGTTSKQKQIVATIGTLEQEVKRQGVETPAIIVVGKVCQLANDFSWYEKRPLSGKKIVVTRPKELVSTLSEKLKSKGAEVLEIPTIRIAPLKNNIVLKNTLLQLDQFQWLVFTSPSGVDVFFNAMKEEKIDIRKLANLKVAVVGEGTKKKVEDRGILVDLIPENYYGKSLGKSIRMSCCDGDRILIPRASIGNEEIMEEIKKNPLLEVMDIPIYDTVYSTPDIINLKDEFERGNIDFAVFTSKSTVTGFVKATKDLDYHLVNAVCIGEQTRDEAQKNNMKTWMSKKATIDSLVETIEELASVI, translated from the coding sequence ATGAAGAAAGGGAAGGTTTGGCTTGTAGGAGCAGGTCCTGCAGAAACAGACTTACTGACAATTAAAGCAAAAAAGGCAATCGAGCAGGCTGATGTGGTAGTTTACGACAGACTGGTTGGTCAGGGAATCCTGATGATGATACCTGAGGATGTAAAATGTATTGATGTTGGGAAGTGTGCTGGAAATCATACGATGCCTCAAAAACAAATTAATCAAATTTTATTACAAGAAGCTATGTCTGGCAAACAAGTTGTACGCTTAAAAGGTGGAGATCCGTTCCTATTTGGAAGAGGCGGAGAAGAACTCGAGTTGTTAAGTGAATATGACATACCCTTTGAAATAGTACCCGGTATAACATCTGCCATATCCGTACCAGCATATCATGGAATTCCGGTAACCCATCGTGATTATTGTTCTTCCGTTCATATCATTACGGGGCATAGGGGAAAAGATAAGCCCTATGATATAGATTTTGATGCACTTGTTCGCACCAAGGGAACGCTGGTATTTTTGATGGGGGCTTCCGCTCTGGGAGATATTTGCGATGGATTAATGAGGGCAGGTATAGAAACAGATATGCCAGCTGCAATCCTACAAAAAGGTACTACATCAAAGCAAAAACAAATTGTTGCGACAATTGGTACGCTAGAACAGGAAGTAAAAAGACAAGGGGTCGAAACTCCAGCAATTATCGTAGTGGGGAAAGTATGTCAGCTAGCGAATGATTTTTCCTGGTACGAAAAACGTCCATTATCAGGTAAGAAGATTGTGGTTACCAGACCGAAGGAGCTAGTTTCAACTCTTTCTGAAAAGCTGAAAAGTAAGGGAGCTGAAGTATTGGAGATTCCAACCATACGAATTGCTCCATTAAAAAATAATATTGTTTTGAAAAATACACTTTTGCAACTAGATCAGTTTCAATGGCTGGTATTTACAAGCCCTTCCGGAGTAGATGTCTTTTTTAACGCGATGAAGGAAGAAAAAATAGACATCAGAAAGCTGGCTAATCTAAAAGTTGCAGTTGTTGGTGAAGGAACCAAAAAGAAAGTGGAAGACAGGGGAATCCTGGTTGACCTGATTCCGGAAAATTACTATGGGAAATCCCTTGGAAAATCAATCAGAATGAGTTGCTGCGACGGAGATAGAATCCTTATTCCGAGGGCAAGTATTGGAAATGAAGAAATCATGGAAGAGATTAAAAAGAATCCACTGTTGGAAGTTATGGATATTCCAATCTATGATACGGTATATTCTACACCAGACATAATTAACTTAAAGGATGAATTTGAACGTGGAAATATTGATTTTGCCGTATTTACAAGTAAATCTACGGTGACGGGATTTGTCAAGGCAACAAAAGACTTGGATTATCACTTAGTGAATGCAGTTTGTATTGGAGAGCAGACCAGGGATGAAGCACAGAAAAATAATATGAAAACCTGGATGTCAAAAAAGGCTACAATTGATAGTCTTGTTGAAACGATCGAAGAGTTAGCAAGTGTTATATAG